Proteins found in one Vulpes vulpes isolate BD-2025 chromosome 13, VulVul3, whole genome shotgun sequence genomic segment:
- the LOC140595035 gene encoding uncharacterized protein, producing the protein MSEVALPGGTRHKYTGGQEDPGQAGRVPASRTPPHSPEAALTRPTILGSTHIPRCRLAALPHLLPPASSAVPGLTAQSPQGAHALTHLGRIWGSPPARSALRSPGSSSTNALGLFLFLRLPSSPARRRDPGRHRKVSLSHLCSAALGSSEVKESGGPGLPLWPSGHQRSVQRPSPQSQSRPPEPPSSRARRGECEQQRCEWPAAGGSALPLSSSSPSSPGPPPAGPALLRRR; encoded by the exons ATGTCGGAAG TGGCTCTTCCTGGGGGAACCCGGCACAAGTACACAGGCGGCCAGGAAGACCCTGGCCAGGCTGGGAGGGTCCCGGCCTCACGCACCCCTCCCCATTCGCCCGAGGCTGCACTCACGCGTCCAACTATTCTTGGATCTACTCACATCCCTAGATGTCGTCtggctgccctcccccacctcctccccccagcGTCCTCGGCCGTCCCGGGGCTGACCGCGCAAAGCCCCCAGGGGGCACACGCACTCACCCACCTGGGCCGGATCTGGGGATCCCCGCCGGCGCGCTCCGCCCTGCGCTCCCCGGGCAGCTCCAGCACAAACGCGCTTGGCCTGTTCCTGTTCCtccgcctcccctccagcccagccCGGAGGCGCGACCCAGGGCGGCACCGCAAGGTCTCCCTAAGTCACCTTTGCTCGGCCGCCCTGGGCTCCAGCGAGGTCAAGGAGAGTGGCGGCCCAGGACTCCCGCTCTGGCCCTCAGGCCACCAGAGGTCCGTGCAGCGCCCCTCGCCGCAGAGCCAGAGCCGCCCTCCAGAGCCGCCCTCCTCCAGGGCTCGCCGGGGAGAGTGCGAGCAGCAGCGCTGCGAATGGCCTGCAGCAGGCGGCTCCGCGCTGCCGCTGTCGTCGTCCAGTCcctcctcccccggcccccctcccGCGGGGCCCGCTCTGCTGAGGCGCAGGTAG